CGGCCGACGCGGCCGTCGACCACGGCATCGTCGGCAACGCGCGAGCCGAGACCGGCGTGCCCGATGAGCGGGTGTTCGTCCACGAGCAGCTCGACCTCGGCGTGGGAGAGACGATCTACGGCCTGGGGGAGCGGTTCGGTCCGCTCGTGAAGAACGGTCAGTCGGTCGACATCTGGAATGCCGACGGCGGAACGTCCAGCGAGCAGGCGTACAAGAACGTGCCGTTCTACGTCTCGTCGGCCGGATACGGCCTCCTCGTCAACGACCCCGGTCACGTCTCGTTCGAGGTCGGGTCGGAGGCGGTCGAACGGGTGCAGTTCGCCGTGCCGGGCGAGGTGCTCGAGTACTTCGTCTTCGCCGGTCCCACCGCCGCCGACCTGCTCCACCGCTACACGGCCCTGACCGGTCGCGCCCCCGTCGTGCCGGCGTGGTCGTACGGACCCTGGCTGTCGACCTCCTTCACGACCGACTACGACGAGGCGACGGTCACGTCGTTCATCGAGGGCATGGCCGAGCGCGAGCTCCCGCTGTCGGTGTTCCACTTCGACTGCTTCTGGATGCGCGAGTTCAACTGGTGCGACTTCGAGTGGGATCCGCGGGTCTTCCCCGATCCGGAGGGCATGCTCGCGCGCTTGCACGAGCGAGGACTGCGTGTGTCGGCGTGGATCAACCCCTACATCGGGCAGCGCTCGCCGCTGTTCGAGGAGGCGTCGAGCCGAGGCTTCCTCGTGCGCCGTGCCGACGGTTCGGTCTGGCAGTGGGACCTGTGGCAGGCGGGCATGGGGCTCGTCGACTTCACCAACCCCGACGCCACCGCCTGGTACCAGGGTCACCTCCGGCGGCTCCTCGCGCAGGGCGTGGACTGCTTCAAGACCGACTTCGGCGAGCGCATCCCGACCGAAGTGGTCTGGCACGACGGCGCCGACCCCGGCCGGATGCACAACCTCTACACCCAGCTCTACAACCGCGCCGTCCACGACGTGCTCGTCCAGGAGCGCGGGGCGGGCGAGGCGGTGCTGTTCGCGCGGTCGGCCACCGCGGGCGGGCAGACGATGCCCGTGCACTGGGGCGGCGACAACACGTCGACCTTCGTCTCCATGGCCGAGAGCCTGCGTGGCGGTCTGTCGCTCGCGATGAGCGGCTTCGCGCACTGGAGCCACGACATCGGCGGCTTCGAGGGCACACCCGACCCGGCGGTCTTCAAGCGGTGGACCGCCTTCGGTCTCCTGTCGAGCCACAGCCGCTTCCACGGGTCCGACTCGTACCGCGTGCCGTGGGCGTTCGACGAGGAGGCGGTGGAGGTGACGCGGCGGTTCTCGCACCTGAAGATGCGGCTCATGCCGTACCTGTACCAGCTGGGTCTGGATGCCGCCGAGACCGGCATCCCTCTCATGCGACCCCTGGTGCTCGAGTTCCCGGACGACCCGGCGGTCGCCTACCTCGACCGGCAGTACATGCTCGGCCCGAGCCTGCTCGTGGCTCCCGTGTTCTCCGCGGAGGGCGACGTCGAGTTCTATCTCCCGGCGGGAGAGTGGACGAGCCTGCTGACGGGGGAGACGGTCGAGGGCGGCCGCTGGCTGCGCGAGCGCCACGGATACGACTCCCTGCCGCTGTACGTCCGGCCCGGCGCCGTCCTCCCCTGGGGCGCGCGCGTGGACCGGCCCGACTACGACTACACCGACGGCCTGCAGCTGCGGGTGTTCCCGGGCGGGGAGGGCATGGCATCCGTCGTCGTCACCACGCCCGACGGCGCGAGCCGCACCTACGAGGTCGACCGGGCCGACGTCACGCGGTGAGCGGGGCGACGTCGACCGAGACGCGGAGGGTCGAGGTCTTGGCCTTCGTGTAGATGATGCCCTTCACAGGCGACACGTCGCCGTAGTCGCGGCCCCACGCGACCGTGACGTAGCGGTCGTCGGCCCACTGGTCGTTCGTGGGGTCGATCGCGAGCCACTCGTCTCGGCCCGGGAGCCAGACCGCGAGCCACGCGTGCGACGCGTCGGCGCCGAAGACGCGCTCCTTGCCCGGCGGGGGCTGCGTCGCGAGGTAGCCCGACACGTATCGCGCGGCGACGCCGTGCGAGCGAAGGCAGGCCAGGGCGACGTGCGCGAAGTCC
This genomic window from Candidatus Microbacterium phytovorans contains:
- the yicI gene encoding alpha-xylosidase; the encoded protein is MKFTDGFWQLRPGVTALYAQEAYDIEPTDATADGPGIRITAPTGVITGRGATLNRPVLTVTLSSPLEGVIRVRVSHHEGGRRHGGFETPGAVAGGVGDVEIGADGGVLRTGTLAARIASGVPWSLAFEVDGRRVTGSGNKAQGYVRLAADAAVDHGIVGNARAETGVPDERVFVHEQLDLGVGETIYGLGERFGPLVKNGQSVDIWNADGGTSSEQAYKNVPFYVSSAGYGLLVNDPGHVSFEVGSEAVERVQFAVPGEVLEYFVFAGPTAADLLHRYTALTGRAPVVPAWSYGPWLSTSFTTDYDEATVTSFIEGMAERELPLSVFHFDCFWMREFNWCDFEWDPRVFPDPEGMLARLHERGLRVSAWINPYIGQRSPLFEEASSRGFLVRRADGSVWQWDLWQAGMGLVDFTNPDATAWYQGHLRRLLAQGVDCFKTDFGERIPTEVVWHDGADPGRMHNLYTQLYNRAVHDVLVQERGAGEAVLFARSATAGGQTMPVHWGGDNTSTFVSMAESLRGGLSLAMSGFAHWSHDIGGFEGTPDPAVFKRWTAFGLLSSHSRFHGSDSYRVPWAFDEEAVEVTRRFSHLKMRLMPYLYQLGLDAAETGIPLMRPLVLEFPDDPAVAYLDRQYMLGPSLLVAPVFSAEGDVEFYLPAGEWTSLLTGETVEGGRWLRERHGYDSLPLYVRPGAVLPWGARVDRPDYDYTDGLQLRVFPGGEGMASVVVTTPDGASRTYEVDRADVTR